From the genome of Spinacia oleracea cultivar Varoflay chromosome 2, BTI_SOV_V1, whole genome shotgun sequence, one region includes:
- the LOC130468082 gene encoding uncharacterized protein codes for MRCLRQMFEQEGCNKDDWTFISDRMKGVDLAVRDTFPRATRRVCCQHLYMNCKNNGFSGSAFFKLFWIAANAHNEYVYGKALEKITAHDPNAAAYLDTCQEQWSRHMFDPAVCCDHNTTNFVESFNACTKPYRDMPVFSLLEAIRKWCMERVGARFDMAIDMEDGQLTEYAKKEVDERTGESRFCYATACGGGEFEVRDAHVNFPIRLSTRSCGCGKWQISGIPCKHALRVIYDQRLNPIDFVSPFFKSAAYKLTYADHIHPMSDPTQWPNFSLPTIQPPVIKRQAGRPAKKRKRGPNEPRKGKRNSNVKCGKCREFGHNSRTCKNGGPSTGPSTSAAVGASTSQGGSRGRKRANTAT; via the exons ATGAGATGCTTGAGGCAGATGTTTGAGCAAGAGGGTTGCAACAAAGATGATTGGACCTTCATCAGTGACAGGATGAAG GGAGTTGACTTGGCAGTGAGAGATACTTTTCCTAGAGCTACTAGGAGAGTTTGCTGCCAACACTTGTACATGAATTGCAAAAACAATGGATTTAGTGGATCTGCTTTCTTCAAACTGTTTTGGATAGCTGCAAATGCACACAATGAGTATGTGTATGGTAAAGCATTAGAGAAGATCACTGCTCATGATCCAAATGCTGCTGCATACTTGGACACATGCCAGGAGCAGTGGTCCAGGCATATGTTTGACCCTGCTGtttgttgtgatcacaacacaacaaactttgtggagtcattcaatgcatgcacaaaaccatacagagacaTGCCTGTATTCTCATTGTTGGAAG CAATCAGAAAGTGGTGTATGGAGAGGGTTGGGGCAAGATTTGACATGGCAATTGATATGGAGGATGGTCAGTTGACTGAGTATGCCAAGAAAGAGGTGGATGAAAGAACAGGAGAGTCTAGGTTCTGCTATGCTACAGCCTGTGGTGGGGGGGAATTTGAGGTCAGAGATGCACATGTGAACTTCCCCATCAGGTTATCAACTAGAAGCTGTGGGTGTGGGAAGTGGCAAATTTCTGGAATCCCCTGCAAGCATGCACTCAGGGTGATTTATGACCAAAGGCTGAACCCCATTGATTTTGTCTCCCCATTCTTCAAGTCTGCTGCATACAAGCTTACATATGCAGACCACATTCACCCCATGTCAGACCCAACACAGTGGCCTAACTTTTCTCTCCCTACCATTCAGCCTCCAGTCATCAAAAGACAAGCTGGCAGACCtgctaagaagagaaagagaggaccAAATGAACCCAGGAAGGGGAAGAGAAACAGCAATGTGAAATGTGGAAAGTGCAGGGAGTTTGGTCATAACTCAAGGACATGTAAGAATGGAGGACCAAGCACTGGACCAAGCACTTCAGCAGCAGTAGGAGCAAGTACATCACAAGGGGGTTCAAGGGGGAGGAAAAGAGCAAACACAGCAACTTAA